Proteins encoded within one genomic window of Spirulina major PCC 6313:
- the cheB gene encoding chemotaxis-specific protein-glutamate methyltransferase CheB, with product MPNPKTPLIRVLIVDDSAYIRKSLRKMLLRSPFIDVVGIAHDGTEALELVERLRPDVVTLDLNMPLMGGLEFLAVQMARRPLPVVVVSIASTDSQQVLAALEAGAVDFVHKPTALANATILEISQDMIAKVKAAAQVVFPRAIAPLPPLPVLEPHPRQLHSPDIIVLGISTGGPQALNALIPQLPANFPVPIAIVLHLPVGYTALYADRLNQQAALTVIEATAGMPLTAGTVYLAPAGKHLRFQRQPDGIVTTQLTLHPFDQLHRPAVDVLFQSAAAVYGDRTVGIVMTGMGSDGKQGAAWIKSQGGRIFTEAPESCVIYGMPRSVVEAGLSDGAIPLPALAAHLCRLV from the coding sequence ATGCCAAACCCTAAGACCCCCTTAATCCGAGTTCTAATCGTCGATGATTCAGCCTATATCCGGAAATCATTGCGAAAAATGCTGTTGCGCAGTCCCTTCATTGACGTGGTGGGGATTGCCCACGATGGCACCGAAGCCCTGGAACTCGTGGAGCGGCTCCGGCCGGATGTGGTGACGTTGGATCTGAATATGCCCCTGATGGGGGGGTTGGAATTCTTAGCGGTGCAGATGGCCCGGCGGCCTCTGCCGGTGGTGGTGGTCAGCATCGCCAGCACCGATAGTCAACAGGTGCTGGCGGCCCTGGAAGCGGGGGCGGTGGATTTTGTCCATAAACCCACCGCCTTAGCCAATGCCACCATTTTGGAGATCAGCCAGGACATGATTGCGAAGGTGAAAGCAGCGGCCCAGGTGGTGTTTCCGAGGGCGATCGCTCCCCTTCCCCCTCTCCCTGTCCTCGAACCCCATCCCCGGCAGCTTCACAGCCCAGACATCATCGTCCTGGGCATTTCCACGGGCGGCCCCCAAGCTCTCAATGCTCTGATCCCCCAACTCCCCGCCAATTTTCCCGTTCCCATTGCGATCGTGCTTCATCTGCCCGTGGGCTATACTGCCCTCTATGCCGATCGTCTCAATCAACAGGCCGCCCTCACCGTCATCGAAGCCACCGCCGGGATGCCCCTCACCGCCGGCACAGTCTACCTAGCCCCCGCCGGTAAACATCTCCGCTTCCAACGTCAACCCGATGGCATCGTGACCACCCAACTGACCCTACATCCCTTTGACCAACTCCATCGCCCGGCGGTGGATGTGCTGTTTCAGTCGGCGGCGGCAGTGTATGGCGATCGCACCGTCGGCATTGTCATGACCGGCATGGGCAGCGACGGCAAACAGGGAGCCGCCTGGATTAAATCCCAAGGGGGACGCATTTTCACCGAAGCCCCCGAAAGCTGCGTGATCTACGGTATGCCCCGCTCCGTGGTCGAAGCCGGCCTCAGTGACGGAGCCATCCCCCTGCCTGCCCTCGCCGCCCACCTCTGCCGCCTGGTTTGA
- a CDS encoding CheR family methyltransferase: protein MFDSPPRLTDTTFVILRDLIRRQIGIYFDPSKRDILADKLLPRLEHCRVWSFLDYYYHLKYDAHAQAEWQMLADVLSVPETFFWREADALRLLTDVIVPHHYHSHSGRCLSPLRIWSAACATGEEPLSIAIALAEAGWFDKLPIQIYGTDISARAIHQAKAGIYRDRAFRQLSFTLKHKYFQPVAPGWCIDETIHQRIHWDTANLLDQAAIQPYVCASVIFCRNLFIYFSLPTIQTVIDQFYCAMPSPAYLFVSSSESLLKVNTPFRLTSIQDTFVYAKP from the coding sequence TTGTTTGACTCTCCCCCTCGTTTAACTGATACAACGTTCGTTATTTTGCGCGATCTGATTCGTCGTCAGATTGGGATTTATTTCGACCCAAGCAAGCGGGACATTTTGGCTGACAAATTATTACCCCGCCTCGAACATTGTCGGGTGTGGTCTTTTCTCGACTATTACTATCACCTCAAATATGATGCCCATGCCCAGGCAGAATGGCAGATGCTCGCGGATGTGCTCTCGGTGCCGGAGACCTTTTTTTGGCGGGAGGCGGATGCTCTGCGGCTGCTGACGGATGTGATTGTGCCGCACCATTACCACTCTCATTCCGGCCGTTGCCTGTCACCCTTGCGGATTTGGAGTGCGGCCTGTGCCACGGGGGAGGAGCCGCTGAGTATTGCGATCGCCCTCGCCGAAGCCGGTTGGTTCGACAAACTCCCGATTCAGATCTACGGCACGGATATTTCAGCCCGGGCCATTCACCAGGCCAAAGCCGGAATTTACCGCGATCGCGCCTTTCGTCAACTCTCCTTCACCCTCAAACACAAATACTTTCAGCCCGTCGCCCCTGGCTGGTGCATTGACGAGACCATTCACCAGCGCATCCACTGGGACACCGCTAATCTTTTAGATCAAGCCGCCATTCAGCCCTATGTCTGTGCCTCGGTGATTTTCTGTCGGAACCTGTTTATCTACTTTTCCCTGCCCACGATTCAAACCGTGATCGATCAGTTCTACTGTGCCATGCCGTCCCCCGCTTATCTCTTCGTCAGTAGTTCGGAATCGTTGTTAAAAGTCAATACCCCGTTTCGGCTCACCTCGATTCAGGATACGTTTGTCTATGCCAAACCCTAA
- a CDS encoding chemotaxis protein CheW: MIIVSSAYILFELAETTYGIAAADVQQMEMIDQITPVPNTAPDVAGVVMWRGQVIPVLNLRRRFGLESMAVTLRSRLVIVIHRARRVGVLVDSCREFVTLDPESIHPPPAAIGDRILPYLDGVAHLDQRLVFLLNPETIITHHHGSSSEKNEI, translated from the coding sequence GTGATCATTGTGTCCTCTGCCTACATTCTCTTTGAACTTGCCGAGACCACCTATGGGATTGCTGCCGCTGATGTGCAGCAAATGGAAATGATCGACCAAATTACCCCCGTGCCCAATACTGCCCCGGATGTGGCGGGGGTGGTGATGTGGCGGGGTCAGGTGATTCCGGTGTTAAACCTGCGTCGTCGGTTTGGTCTAGAGTCCATGGCGGTGACCCTGCGGAGTCGTCTGGTGATTGTGATCCACAGAGCGCGTCGGGTGGGGGTGCTTGTGGATAGCTGCCGCGAATTCGTCACCCTTGATCCGGAAAGCATTCATCCTCCGCCAGCGGCGATCGGCGATCGCATTCTGCCCTATCTCGATGGGGTTGCCCACCTCGATCAACGGCTTGTTTTTTTGCTCAATCCTGAAACCATCATCACCCACCACCATGGCTCGTCATCCGAAAAAAACGAAATCTAA
- a CDS encoding methyl-accepting chemotaxis protein: protein MARHPKKTKSNPRTGLKPKQRMEAIAPLLTTLHRHAAELQQSIEPQQQAVAAGAIALDQMDKTLQTTTATVESVAVFTEELVSAGNEMSASLEEVSDSSDRLATEVQQTATAIQNTTASIHQVARTATEMATTATQTTTSVTQIAASVQSISQDTETLATSIDQIAASTEEMSHSIQSVTTTADSLSEAAAITTTSINEMAASIEEVSATSEHLTGSVEGVVSAMNEMDASVQGVAANTQHITIAAQDAAISAEELDRSLRSVAALTEQASTTTRRVAQEAELGGQTVEQTIHGLGRVRHSMVETATVIEDVGQRMTEIGSIVDTINLIAERTNLLSLNASIEAARAGEAGRGFAVVATEIRSLSDRAAEATADISTIIQGLQRVVTEAVSTSKEGVQVATESSRLGENGLMALQKILGGVEETTGLVKQITQATAEQLVAVQRTLDGINTTAVQANTVSEAMTNQARTTQQTLRDAVQMRQLAQEVNRAMEEQSQTARGVMKSARGTAELANQVRQAMEEQRQGAMQIQQAIATVRTVAIATMRAVTEQSTASQQVSQSATRLTHLIQQVTQAMANQSSAAEQITQAVETIRLQSNQGAKAIAEQTRTVQEMSAAIVKIAQQIQQISHHNREQAQAWRSLRTALDTIQTGMIQRHRIIQATHQTTADLQGQLNSCQG from the coding sequence ATGGCTCGTCATCCGAAAAAAACGAAATCTAACCCCCGCACCGGCCTCAAACCGAAACAACGCATGGAGGCGATCGCACCGCTGCTGACAACGTTGCACCGCCATGCCGCCGAACTTCAACAGAGCATCGAACCCCAGCAGCAGGCCGTCGCCGCCGGGGCGATCGCCCTCGACCAGATGGACAAAACACTCCAGACCACCACGGCAACCGTGGAGTCGGTGGCGGTTTTCACCGAAGAGCTAGTGTCGGCGGGGAATGAGATGTCCGCCTCCCTCGAAGAAGTGTCCGACAGTAGCGATCGCCTCGCCACCGAAGTCCAGCAAACCGCCACCGCGATCCAAAACACCACCGCCTCGATCCACCAAGTGGCCAGAACCGCCACCGAAATGGCCACCACTGCCACCCAAACCACCACCTCCGTCACCCAAATCGCCGCCTCGGTGCAAAGCATCAGCCAGGACACCGAAACCCTCGCCACCTCCATTGATCAAATCGCCGCCTCCACCGAAGAGATGAGCCATTCGATCCAGAGCGTCACCACCACCGCCGATAGTCTCAGCGAAGCCGCCGCCATCACCACCACCTCGATCAACGAAATGGCCGCCTCCATTGAAGAAGTGTCCGCCACCTCCGAGCATTTAACCGGCAGTGTCGAAGGGGTGGTGAGTGCCATGAATGAGATGGATGCGTCGGTGCAGGGGGTGGCCGCCAATACCCAACACATCACGATCGCGGCTCAGGATGCCGCCATCAGTGCGGAAGAACTCGATCGCTCCCTGCGATCGGTGGCCGCCCTCACCGAGCAAGCGAGCACAACCACGCGCCGGGTCGCCCAAGAGGCCGAATTAGGGGGGCAAACGGTGGAGCAGACCATCCACGGCTTGGGACGGGTGCGGCACTCCATGGTGGAAACGGCAACGGTCATTGAGGACGTGGGGCAGCGGATGACGGAAATTGGCTCCATTGTCGATACGATTAACCTGATTGCGGAGCGGACGAATCTGCTCTCGCTCAATGCTTCGATTGAGGCAGCACGGGCGGGGGAGGCGGGGCGCGGCTTTGCGGTGGTCGCGACGGAAATTCGCAGTTTATCGGATCGGGCGGCCGAGGCGACGGCGGATATTAGCACGATTATTCAGGGGTTGCAGCGGGTGGTGACGGAAGCGGTGAGCACCTCCAAAGAGGGGGTACAGGTGGCCACCGAGAGTAGTCGCTTGGGGGAAAATGGTTTGATGGCGTTGCAGAAAATTCTGGGCGGCGTGGAGGAAACGACGGGCTTAGTCAAACAGATTACCCAAGCGACGGCGGAACAGTTGGTGGCGGTGCAACGGACGTTGGATGGCATTAATACGACGGCGGTGCAGGCGAATACTGTGTCTGAGGCGATGACGAACCAGGCGAGGACGACCCAACAAACCCTGCGGGATGCGGTGCAGATGCGGCAGTTGGCTCAGGAGGTGAATCGGGCGATGGAGGAACAGTCCCAAACGGCGCGGGGGGTGATGAAGTCGGCGCGGGGAACGGCGGAGTTGGCGAATCAGGTGCGGCAGGCGATGGAGGAGCAGCGACAGGGGGCGATGCAGATTCAACAGGCGATCGCCACGGTGCGCACCGTGGCGATCGCGACGATGCGGGCCGTGACGGAACAGTCCACCGCTAGTCAGCAGGTGAGCCAGTCCGCCACCCGCCTCACCCATTTAATTCAACAGGTGACCCAAGCCATGGCAAACCAAAGCAGTGCTGCGGAGCAGATTACCCAAGCGGTGGAGACGATTCGCCTGCAATCGAACCAAGGGGCGAAGGCGATCGCCGAACAAACGCGCACGGTACAGGAAATGAGTGCGGCGATCGTCAAGATCGCCCAGCAAATTCAACAGATTTCCCATCACAACCGGGAGCAGGCCCAGGCATGGCGATCGCTGCGCACCGCCCTCGACACCATCCAAACCGGCATGATCCAGAGACACCGCATCATCCAGGCCACCCACCAGACCACGGCAGACCTGCAAGGGCAACTCAATTCCTGCCAGGGTTGA
- a CDS encoding HEAT repeat domain-containing protein, whose amino-acid sequence MITVLTTDTALTIQAWETTLPHWTVGQGCPLPELIPDWEVRHLATDFQRVLTLGITLVLNPVEHPYLIPCFAASPSFHQLPMPQRVTIAPLYHCRQIVGTIITLITVPTPMEIRGAIALHFPSASPPCLPTARAEHLPDLTTQLVDLMRREHHNPNLLNTILQTLVASEVDPLPALLVGLEDTDPEVRMYSVLALGERGDARAIAPVIARLKDDDVNVCYHAIEALGHLQAVEAMPALMALATADNFFLAFPALQTLITLCQLAGHTPFSRSNSVATSLHQPLLSLLHKTLNWQIRQEAVDQVALHQDPDLLPELIHLLRRHHHNPNLLNSILQILTLGQLDPVPLLIPCLSDRDPNVRIYTALALGERGDQRAVDPLLGCLDDPDLNVRYHTIEALGQLADPLAVDALTDIAVTEDFFLAFPALEALNRIGDPSVAPYLTPLLQLPLLLGPVVNALGNFGDSLVMRPLVRCLNRDESSAVEEVALAIEKIYHRYQAHYDEGDYIIELTVTTLNSVGRANLIAAAQRVQGETLMAVTRLLGWLPGEEIDRLLVTLLPRSQTRTLVVAAIRQRGQHLGPLLVEHLDTWTLETRCVAVTLLGQMGYQPAVPVLLPLLTGETDLVMAVTMALAQIGDRIAFNALLDLLGHEHGAVRLGAITALNSLGHSNLATALLPRFANPNPVVREAAVQIAGYFAFPDCQHALFGATQDPDLTVRRAAILHLPYCEAIAVLPALTAALHDPAPSIRAAAVCALGELDDPAILPLLMTGLHDPDPQTRYHATQAIGKLAPLLTMAEISTLWDRVLAVVRTDAHSQVQGGAVGLLGIFNPAEAIPVLTDLTVHPMDDVAREAIATLGQLPDPGAIAPLLSVIHRGPPSRCLAAIHALRSRGGPEATGVLDWLVTTTSDAALIQAAMQSLVQIGTPTAIATLLDLTAQPRHREACCSALTHAHPGRDRAEFQDYIDAIALGLHHAQTSVRFATIDILTRLKHPHASQHLIHSLKNPDAALRLAVVRALITLGQFPPPSAGCHLSQDPSLRIRQTVQTHLRH is encoded by the coding sequence ATGATTACGGTTTTAACCACAGATACAGCGCTCACGATTCAGGCCTGGGAGACCACGCTCCCCCATTGGACTGTTGGCCAGGGCTGCCCCCTGCCGGAGTTGATCCCCGATTGGGAGGTGCGTCACCTGGCCACGGACTTTCAACGGGTGCTGACGCTGGGCATAACCCTGGTGCTTAACCCTGTCGAGCATCCGTATTTGATTCCCTGTTTTGCTGCGTCTCCCTCTTTCCATCAGCTCCCCATGCCCCAACGGGTGACGATCGCGCCCCTCTACCACTGCCGCCAGATTGTCGGGACAATCATCACCCTAATCACCGTTCCCACCCCGATGGAAATCCGAGGGGCGATCGCGCTGCACTTCCCCTCTGCCTCGCCCCCCTGTTTACCCACCGCCCGCGCCGAACATCTCCCCGACCTCACCACGCAACTGGTGGACTTGATGCGCCGCGAACACCACAATCCGAATCTCCTCAATACCATTCTCCAGACGTTGGTAGCCAGTGAGGTAGACCCCTTACCGGCGCTGCTGGTGGGTTTGGAGGATACCGATCCAGAGGTGCGGATGTACAGTGTGCTGGCCCTGGGGGAACGGGGGGATGCGCGGGCGATCGCCCCTGTGATCGCCCGTTTAAAGGACGACGATGTCAATGTGTGCTACCACGCCATCGAAGCCCTCGGCCACCTCCAGGCCGTGGAGGCGATGCCGGCGCTGATGGCTCTGGCCACCGCCGATAACTTTTTCCTGGCCTTTCCGGCTCTCCAAACCCTCATCACCCTCTGTCAGTTAGCCGGTCACACCCCCTTCTCCCGCTCCAACTCAGTGGCAACCTCCCTCCACCAGCCCTTACTGTCCCTCTTGCACAAAACCCTCAATTGGCAAATCCGCCAAGAAGCTGTCGATCAGGTGGCCCTCCATCAAGACCCAGACCTACTGCCGGAATTGATTCACCTCCTCCGCCGCCATCACCACAACCCCAATCTGCTCAATAGCATCCTGCAAATTTTGACCCTGGGCCAGCTTGATCCGGTGCCGCTGCTGATTCCCTGTTTAAGCGATCGCGACCCCAATGTGCGCATCTACACGGCCTTGGCCCTGGGGGAACGGGGCGATCAACGGGCAGTTGACCCGCTCCTGGGCTGCTTGGATGATCCCGATCTCAATGTTCGCTACCACACCATTGAAGCCCTCGGCCAGCTAGCCGATCCCCTCGCCGTGGATGCCCTCACGGACATTGCCGTCACTGAGGACTTTTTTCTCGCATTCCCCGCCCTCGAAGCCTTAAACCGCATTGGTGACCCCAGCGTTGCCCCCTACCTAACACCCCTCCTCCAACTGCCGCTGCTGTTGGGGCCGGTGGTCAATGCCCTGGGGAATTTTGGCGATAGTTTGGTGATGCGGCCCTTGGTGCGCTGTCTGAATCGGGACGAAAGTTCTGCCGTGGAGGAGGTGGCACTGGCCATTGAGAAAATCTATCACCGCTATCAAGCCCATTACGACGAGGGGGACTACATTATTGAATTGACCGTGACCACCCTGAATAGTGTGGGGCGTGCCAATTTAATCGCGGCGGCCCAACGGGTGCAGGGGGAGACGTTAATGGCGGTGACGCGCCTCTTGGGGTGGTTGCCGGGGGAAGAGATTGACCGACTGTTGGTGACGCTGTTGCCCCGATCCCAGACTCGCACCCTGGTGGTGGCGGCGATTCGGCAGCGGGGCCAGCATTTAGGGCCCTTGTTGGTGGAGCATCTCGATACCTGGACTCTGGAAACTCGCTGTGTCGCGGTGACTCTGTTGGGGCAAATGGGCTATCAGCCCGCTGTGCCGGTGTTGTTGCCTTTGCTGACGGGGGAGACGGATTTGGTGATGGCGGTAACGATGGCCCTGGCCCAGATTGGCGATCGCATCGCCTTCAACGCCCTCCTCGATCTCCTCGGCCATGAACATGGGGCGGTGCGCCTGGGGGCAATCACGGCGTTGAATTCCCTGGGCCATTCCAACCTAGCCACGGCCCTGTTACCCCGCTTTGCCAACCCGAATCCGGTGGTGCGCGAAGCGGCGGTCCAGATTGCTGGCTACTTTGCCTTTCCGGACTGTCAGCATGCTCTCTTCGGGGCCACCCAAGACCCTGATCTAACGGTTCGTCGCGCGGCGATCCTGCATCTGCCCTATTGTGAGGCGATTGCGGTGTTGCCGGCGTTGACCGCTGCGCTCCATGATCCAGCTCCCTCGATCCGTGCGGCGGCGGTGTGTGCCCTGGGGGAATTGGATGATCCCGCTATCCTGCCGCTGTTGATGACCGGACTGCACGACCCTGACCCCCAGACGCGGTATCACGCGACCCAAGCGATCGGTAAACTCGCCCCCCTGTTGACGATGGCGGAGATTTCGACCCTGTGGGATCGGGTGCTGGCGGTGGTGCGCACGGATGCGCATTCCCAGGTTCAAGGGGGGGCGGTGGGGCTGCTGGGCATCTTTAACCCGGCTGAGGCGATCCCGGTGTTAACGGATTTGACGGTGCATCCAATGGATGATGTGGCCCGAGAGGCGATCGCTACCTTGGGACAATTGCCCGATCCAGGCGCGATCGCTCCGTTGCTGAGTGTGATCCACCGTGGGCCCCCCAGTCGCTGTTTGGCGGCGATCCATGCCCTGCGCAGTCGGGGCGGCCCCGAAGCCACGGGGGTTTTGGATTGGTTGGTGACCACCACGTCGGATGCGGCCCTGATTCAGGCGGCGATGCAGTCTTTGGTACAGATTGGCACACCCACGGCGATCGCCACTCTCCTAGACCTCACCGCCCAGCCCCGCCATCGAGAAGCCTGCTGCTCGGCCCTCACCCATGCCCACCCTGGCCGCGATCGCGCCGAATTTCAAGACTATATTGATGCGATCGCCCTCGGTCTGCACCATGCCCAAACCAGCGTCCGTTTTGCCACCATCGACATCTTGACCCGCCTCAAACATCCCCACGCCTCCCAACACCTGATCCATAGCCTCAAAAATCCGGACGCAGCGTTGCGGCTTGCAGTGGTTCGCGCCTTAATCACCTTAGGACAATTCCCGCCCCCATCCGCCGGTTGTCACCTGTCTCAAGACCCTTCGCTGCGGATTCGCCAAACTGTACAAACCCATCTTCGTCATTAA
- a CDS encoding TROVE domain-containing protein: protein MTYQFFTQGQTPQTQPIPGREMIQGRSGGWMFQADDWQVLRRCLLIGTAKSTYYADKHELTGDFMGVLKGAIASDPDRVAQEILYASDGRALSNSAPIFALVLLSMGESPAAKQAFGRIFPQVVRTGSHFYEWLSYTKSLRGFGKIVRQMGTAWLSRPDVSALAYQLLKYQQRHGFSHRDVLRLFHVKPPTPEHDRLFAWVTNGWENLPGQPPSKALTQIWWYEWLKRHPDRTSEAIKQGRLTHEMAAPVGQMNQQAWQLLFEEMPIGALLRNLGSLTALGVLRSDRKQGNLKRVNKVLCDRRHLRQGRIHPIDILKALKTYQSGGKLGKSQKTWEPIPQILDSLDRALALSFQVLEPTGKTFLHAVDVSGSMSCHTVGSIGLTCCEIATVMALATAKAEAHYMIRGFSTTFRDLGITARDSFSDAMAKASQQNFGGTDASVAYDWAIETRYHADIFCFWTDCESWAGRQHPSQALARYRQAVNPKAKAVYITLAPYRISLVDPLDPQSWDVAGFDPGTPRLIQLLATGEL, encoded by the coding sequence ATGACGTATCAATTTTTTACCCAAGGTCAAACCCCCCAAACCCAACCGATTCCTGGTCGGGAGATGATTCAAGGGCGTTCGGGGGGCTGGATGTTTCAGGCCGATGATTGGCAAGTGTTGCGCCGTTGTTTATTAATCGGCACGGCGAAGAGTACCTACTACGCCGATAAGCATGAGTTAACGGGGGATTTTATGGGGGTGTTAAAGGGTGCGATCGCATCCGACCCCGATCGCGTCGCCCAAGAAATTCTCTATGCCTCCGACGGTCGCGCCCTGAGCAACAGTGCGCCGATCTTCGCCCTCGTGTTGTTGTCCATGGGGGAAAGCCCCGCCGCCAAACAAGCCTTTGGGCGCATTTTTCCCCAAGTGGTGCGCACCGGCAGCCATTTTTATGAATGGTTGAGCTATACGAAATCCCTGCGGGGGTTTGGGAAAATTGTGCGGCAGATGGGGACGGCGTGGTTATCACGGCCCGACGTGAGCGCCTTGGCCTATCAACTGTTGAAATATCAACAGCGTCATGGGTTTTCCCACCGCGATGTCCTGCGGCTGTTCCACGTCAAACCGCCCACCCCGGAACACGATCGCCTCTTTGCTTGGGTGACGAACGGCTGGGAGAATCTCCCTGGTCAACCGCCGTCTAAAGCCCTGACGCAAATCTGGTGGTACGAATGGCTCAAACGCCACCCCGATCGCACCTCTGAAGCGATTAAACAAGGTCGCCTCACCCATGAAATGGCCGCCCCTGTGGGTCAGATGAATCAACAAGCCTGGCAATTGTTGTTTGAGGAGATGCCGATCGGGGCATTATTGCGGAACTTGGGGTCTTTGACCGCGTTGGGGGTGCTGCGAAGCGATCGCAAACAGGGCAACCTAAAACGGGTGAACAAAGTCTTGTGCGATCGCCGCCACCTCCGCCAGGGACGCATCCACCCCATCGACATCCTCAAAGCCCTGAAAACCTACCAATCCGGCGGCAAACTCGGCAAAAGTCAAAAAACCTGGGAACCCATTCCCCAAATCCTCGACAGCCTCGATCGCGCCTTGGCTCTGTCCTTCCAAGTCCTCGAACCCACGGGGAAAACCTTCCTCCATGCGGTGGATGTGTCCGGCTCGATGTCCTGCCATACCGTCGGTTCCATTGGCTTAACCTGCTGCGAAATCGCGACCGTGATGGCTCTGGCTACGGCCAAAGCGGAAGCGCATTACATGATTCGCGGTTTCTCGACCACCTTCCGCGATTTGGGGATCACAGCGCGGGATAGCTTTAGCGATGCCATGGCGAAAGCCAGCCAGCAAAACTTCGGCGGCACCGATGCCTCGGTAGCCTACGACTGGGCGATCGAAACCCGCTATCATGCCGATATTTTCTGCTTCTGGACGGACTGCGAAAGCTGGGCAGGTCGTCAACATCCCAGCCAAGCCCTGGCCCGCTACCGTCAAGCGGTCAACCCCAAGGCCAAAGCGGTCTACATCACCCTCGCACCCTACCGGATCTCCCTGGTCGATCCCCTCGACCCCCAATCCTGGGATGTAGCCGGGTTTGATCCCGGTACACCGCGCCTGATCCAACTCCTGGCCACGGGGGAACTTTGA